In Streptomyces sp. NBC_01381, a genomic segment contains:
- a CDS encoding glycogen debranching N-terminal domain-containing protein, protein MTEGHQLLVRGGTFATIGASGDISGVRGSGTAPDGLFVRDARHLSRWQLTVDGAVPEILTPVSRADAEAGAGRCVLVPRGGRQEPPAYTVFREQAVTDGTFVECLRVTSNRGVPTTVQVALTVDADFTDQFELRADHRTYAKTGAVRSRRVIGGGGEGPVLGIEFGYRRREWRSCTTVTAEPAPDAVEETGTGARRLVWSLGLDAHGTAEVALRAAARPHGAPEPEVPDTPAEAVRQLAAVEEDFMSGVTLPGAWPELAAACRRGLADLAALQVPASGPDGEALRVPAAGVPWFLTLLGRDALLTSLFALPYLPRLAAATLPALAATQATESTEGAVAQPGKIVHEVRHGELAHFGQVPYGRYYGSVDATPLFLVLLGAYTEQSGDTALARRLEPHARAAVGWILDHGGLTSRGYLVYRADKGGLANQNWKDSPGAICSADGSRATGPVMAAGAQGYAYDALGRTAWLARTVWDDKVYADLLTQAAADLRDRFQRDFWMPGQGFPALALDGDGNQVDALASDAGHLLWSGLLDKEYGEAVGRRLLEPDFFSGWGVRTLAAGQAAYHPLSYHRGSVWPHDNALIALGLARYGLHDEARAVARALVAAASTGGDRLPEVLAGYGREAYPGPVPYPHACVRESRSAAAPLALLTAVGGV, encoded by the coding sequence ATGACTGAGGGACATCAACTGCTGGTGCGCGGCGGCACGTTCGCCACCATCGGCGCGAGCGGCGACATCAGCGGGGTGCGCGGCAGCGGCACGGCCCCGGACGGGCTCTTCGTCCGTGACGCCCGGCATCTGAGCCGCTGGCAGCTGACGGTCGACGGGGCCGTCCCCGAGATCCTCACGCCGGTGTCGCGGGCCGACGCGGAGGCGGGCGCCGGGCGGTGCGTCCTGGTGCCGCGCGGCGGCCGGCAGGAGCCTCCCGCGTACACCGTCTTCCGCGAACAGGCGGTCACCGACGGCACGTTCGTCGAGTGCCTTCGGGTCACCAGCAATCGCGGGGTGCCGACGACCGTACAGGTCGCGCTGACCGTCGACGCCGACTTCACCGACCAGTTCGAACTGCGGGCCGACCACCGTACGTACGCGAAGACGGGCGCCGTCAGGTCGCGGCGGGTCATCGGCGGCGGCGGCGAAGGGCCCGTCCTGGGCATCGAGTTCGGCTACCGGCGGCGCGAGTGGCGCTCCTGTACGACCGTGACCGCCGAGCCCGCGCCGGACGCCGTCGAGGAGACCGGGACCGGTGCGCGGCGCCTCGTCTGGTCCCTCGGCCTCGACGCGCACGGCACCGCGGAGGTGGCACTGCGTGCCGCGGCGCGTCCGCACGGCGCGCCGGAGCCGGAGGTGCCGGACACTCCCGCGGAGGCGGTGCGGCAACTCGCGGCCGTCGAGGAGGACTTCATGTCCGGCGTGACGCTGCCCGGCGCCTGGCCCGAGCTGGCGGCCGCGTGCCGCCGTGGCCTCGCCGACCTCGCCGCGCTCCAGGTCCCCGCGTCGGGCCCGGACGGCGAGGCCCTGCGCGTCCCGGCGGCCGGCGTCCCCTGGTTCCTCACGCTCCTCGGCCGCGACGCCCTCCTGACCTCCCTCTTCGCGCTCCCCTATCTGCCGCGCCTGGCCGCGGCGACGCTGCCCGCGCTCGCCGCGACGCAGGCCACGGAGTCCACCGAGGGCGCGGTCGCCCAGCCCGGCAAGATCGTGCACGAGGTGCGGCACGGGGAGCTCGCCCACTTCGGGCAGGTTCCGTACGGGCGCTACTACGGCTCGGTCGACGCGACCCCGCTCTTCCTCGTGCTGCTCGGCGCGTACACGGAGCAGTCCGGCGACACCGCCCTGGCCCGCCGCCTGGAGCCGCACGCGCGGGCCGCCGTCGGCTGGATCCTGGACCACGGCGGGCTCACCTCGCGCGGCTATCTCGTCTACCGCGCGGACAAGGGCGGCCTCGCCAACCAGAACTGGAAGGACTCCCCCGGCGCGATCTGCTCCGCCGACGGGAGCCGCGCCACGGGCCCGGTGATGGCCGCGGGCGCGCAGGGATACGCGTACGACGCGCTCGGCCGCACCGCCTGGCTGGCCCGCACCGTCTGGGACGACAAGGTGTACGCCGATCTGCTCACGCAGGCGGCCGCCGACCTGCGGGACCGCTTCCAGCGGGACTTCTGGATGCCCGGGCAGGGCTTCCCCGCGCTCGCCCTGGACGGTGACGGCAACCAGGTCGACGCCCTCGCGTCGGACGCGGGCCATCTGCTCTGGTCCGGCCTCCTGGACAAGGAGTACGGCGAGGCGGTCGGCCGCCGCCTCCTGGAACCGGACTTCTTCTCGGGCTGGGGCGTACGGACACTGGCCGCGGGCCAGGCGGCGTACCACCCGCTGTCCTACCACCGGGGTTCGGTGTGGCCGCACGACAACGCACTGATCGCGCTCGGCCTCGCTCGCTACGGTCTACACGACGAGGCGCGCGCCGTGGCCCGCGCGCTCGTGGCGGCGGCGTCGACGGGCGGGGACCGGCTCCCGGAGGTGCTTGCGGGGTACGGGCGCGAGGCCTATCCGGGGCCGGTTCCGTATCCGCACGCCTGCGTACGGGAGTCCCGGTCGGCGGCGGCGCCGCTGGCCCTGCTCACCGCGGTGGGAGGGGTGTAG
- a CDS encoding ROK family protein — translation MGQAAGGRTGGPHAGAGDLLDLVRSGRATTRGALQQVTGLSRATVGQRLDRLFRAGWLREGAGGPGGSPLGGRPALRLEFDDAHAVVLAADLETRHARTALLGLTGEIVAEHAGPLSIEEGPDAVLGELGARFAELLRKAGRAPDTVCGIGLAVPGPVDSETGRVVQPPIMPGWDGYDIRGRLSRAFAEHTGGPVDLPVLVDNDANLMAYGEQRASYRQCSAFALVKVSTGIGAGVVVGGAVYRGIDGGAGDIGHIRVMDGTRGAAALCKCGSYGCLAAVASGRAVAAQLSAAGVPAASGSDVRALLDAGHPEAVGLARDAGRRVGEVLATVVTLLNPGVLMIAGDLAGTPFLTGVRELLYQRALPRSTAHLEIVTSRLGERAGLVGAGALVVEHLYAPGRAEERLAALGV, via the coding sequence ATGGGGCAGGCTGCGGGAGGGCGCACGGGCGGACCCCACGCCGGCGCCGGTGACCTGCTCGACCTGGTCCGCAGCGGCCGTGCCACCACGCGCGGCGCCCTCCAGCAGGTCACCGGACTCTCCCGCGCCACCGTCGGCCAGCGCCTCGACCGGCTCTTCCGGGCGGGCTGGCTGCGCGAGGGGGCGGGCGGCCCTGGGGGGTCACCGCTCGGGGGCCGCCCCGCGCTCCGCCTGGAGTTCGACGACGCCCACGCCGTGGTGCTCGCCGCCGACCTGGAGACCCGGCACGCCCGCACCGCCCTCCTTGGCCTCACCGGCGAGATCGTCGCCGAGCACGCGGGCCCGCTGTCGATCGAGGAGGGCCCGGACGCGGTGCTCGGCGAGCTCGGCGCCCGCTTCGCCGAGCTGCTGCGCAAGGCAGGGCGGGCCCCGGACACGGTGTGCGGCATCGGGCTCGCCGTGCCGGGCCCCGTCGACAGCGAGACGGGCCGCGTCGTCCAGCCGCCGATCATGCCGGGCTGGGACGGGTACGACATACGAGGCCGCCTGAGCCGAGCCTTCGCCGAGCACACGGGCGGCCCCGTCGACCTCCCGGTCCTCGTCGACAACGACGCCAACCTCATGGCGTACGGAGAACAGCGCGCCTCCTACCGGCAGTGCTCGGCCTTCGCCCTGGTCAAGGTCTCCACCGGCATCGGCGCGGGCGTCGTCGTCGGCGGCGCGGTGTACCGGGGCATCGACGGCGGCGCCGGGGACATCGGCCACATACGGGTCATGGACGGGACACGGGGTGCCGCCGCCCTCTGCAAGTGCGGGTCCTACGGCTGCCTGGCCGCCGTGGCCAGCGGGCGAGCGGTGGCCGCTCAGCTGAGCGCGGCGGGCGTCCCCGCGGCGTCCGGCTCGGATGTGCGCGCACTTCTGGACGCCGGGCACCCGGAGGCCGTCGGGCTCGCGCGGGACGCGGGGCGCCGGGTGGGCGAGGTGCTCGCGACCGTCGTCACGCTGCTCAACCCTGGAGTTCTGATGATCGCCGGAGATCTGGCCGGAACTCCCTTCCTCACGGGCGTGCGCGAACTCCTCTATCAGCGGGCCCTGCCGCGCTCCACGGCTCACCTGGAGATCGTCACCTCGCGGCTCGGCGAGCGTGCGGGCCTGGTCGGGGCGGGTGCGCTGGTGGTGGAGCATCTGTACGCGCCGGGGCGGGCCGAGGAGCGGCTCGCGGCGCTCGGCGTATGA
- the ppdK gene encoding pyruvate, phosphate dikinase encodes MSENKDPHVATQSDAGVKFVYDFTEGNRDLKDLLGGKGANLAEMTNLGLPVPPGFTITTEACKTYLASGEEPVELRDEVSAHLDALEQQMGKKLGQANDPLLVSVRSGAKFSMPGMMDTVLNIGLSDKSVTGLAKQSGDDRFAWDSYRRLIQMFGKTVLDVDGELFEDALEAAKAAKKVTVDTDLEAADLKKLVTKFKKIVKTEAGRDFPQDPREQMDLAIRSVFESWNTDRAKLYRRQERIPGDLGTAVNICSMVFGNLGPDSGTGVAFTRDPASGHQGVYGDYLQNAQGEDVVAGIRNTVPLADLEQIDKKSYDQLMQIMETLETHYKDLCDIEFTIERGQLWMLQTRVGKRTAGAAFRIATQLVDQGLIDEAEALQRVNGAQLAQLMFPRFDESAKVEQLGRGIAASPGAAVGKAVFDSYTAIKWSRSGEKVILIRRETNPDDLDGMIAAEGILTSRGGKTSHAAVVARGMGKTCVCGAEDLEVDTKRRRMTVGGTVVEEGDVVSIDGSTGKVYAGEVPVVPSPVVEYFEGRMHAGADDADELVAAVHRIMAYADRVRRLRVRANADNAEDALRARRFGAQGIGLCRTEHMFLGERREMVERLILADADDEREEALKELLPLQKRDFVELFEAMDGLPVTVRLLDPPLHEFLPDITELSVRVALAESRKDSNENDLRLLQAVHRLHEQNPMLGLRGVRLGLVIPGLFTMQVRAIAEAAAERKNAKGDPRAEIMIPLVGTVQELEIVREEAEQVIAEVVEATGVDLKLALGTMIELPRAALTADQIAEAAEFFSFGTNDLTQTVWGFSRDDVEASFFTAYLEKGIFGVSPFETIDKDGVGKLVKDAVKAGRATRPDLKLGVCGEHGGDPESVHFFHEVGLDYVSCSPFRIPVARLEAGRAASHSTGSDHR; translated from the coding sequence GTGTCGGAAAACAAAGATCCCCACGTAGCGACGCAGAGCGATGCGGGCGTGAAGTTCGTCTACGACTTCACCGAGGGCAACAGGGACCTCAAGGACCTTCTCGGCGGGAAGGGCGCGAACCTCGCCGAGATGACCAACCTCGGCCTGCCCGTCCCCCCGGGCTTCACGATCACCACCGAGGCGTGCAAGACCTACCTCGCCAGCGGCGAGGAGCCGGTCGAGCTGCGCGACGAGGTGAGTGCACACCTCGACGCCCTTGAGCAGCAGATGGGCAAGAAGCTGGGTCAGGCCAACGACCCGCTGCTCGTCTCGGTCCGCTCGGGCGCCAAGTTCTCCATGCCCGGCATGATGGACACCGTCCTGAACATCGGGCTCTCCGACAAGTCGGTGACGGGCCTGGCCAAGCAGTCCGGCGACGACCGCTTCGCGTGGGACTCCTACCGCCGCCTCATCCAGATGTTCGGCAAGACCGTCCTGGACGTCGACGGCGAGCTCTTCGAGGACGCGCTGGAGGCCGCCAAGGCCGCCAAGAAGGTCACGGTCGACACCGACCTCGAGGCCGCGGACCTGAAGAAGCTGGTCACGAAGTTCAAGAAGATCGTCAAGACCGAGGCCGGTCGCGACTTCCCGCAGGACCCGCGCGAGCAGATGGACCTCGCGATCCGCTCGGTCTTCGAGTCCTGGAACACCGACCGCGCCAAGCTCTACCGCCGCCAGGAGCGCATCCCCGGCGACCTCGGCACCGCGGTCAACATCTGTTCCATGGTCTTCGGCAACCTCGGCCCGGACTCCGGCACGGGCGTCGCGTTCACCCGCGACCCGGCCAGCGGCCACCAGGGCGTGTACGGCGACTACCTGCAGAACGCGCAGGGCGAGGACGTCGTGGCGGGCATCCGCAACACCGTCCCGCTCGCCGATCTGGAGCAGATCGACAAGAAGTCGTACGACCAGCTCATGCAGATCATGGAAACGCTCGAGACGCACTACAAGGACCTGTGCGACATCGAGTTCACCATCGAGCGCGGTCAGCTGTGGATGCTGCAGACCCGCGTCGGCAAGCGCACCGCCGGTGCCGCCTTCCGCATCGCGACGCAGCTCGTCGACCAGGGCCTGATCGACGAGGCCGAGGCGCTGCAGCGCGTCAACGGCGCGCAGCTCGCGCAGCTGATGTTCCCGCGCTTCGACGAGAGCGCGAAGGTCGAGCAGCTCGGCCGCGGCATCGCCGCGTCACCGGGTGCCGCGGTCGGCAAGGCGGTCTTCGACTCGTACACGGCCATCAAGTGGTCGCGTTCGGGCGAGAAGGTCATCCTGATCCGCCGTGAGACCAACCCCGACGACCTCGACGGCATGATCGCGGCCGAGGGCATCCTGACCTCCCGCGGCGGCAAGACCTCGCACGCGGCCGTGGTGGCCCGCGGCATGGGCAAGACGTGCGTGTGCGGCGCCGAGGACCTCGAGGTCGACACGAAGCGCCGCCGCATGACGGTCGGCGGAACCGTCGTCGAAGAGGGCGACGTCGTCTCCATCGACGGCTCCACCGGCAAGGTCTACGCCGGCGAGGTGCCCGTGGTCCCCTCCCCGGTCGTCGAGTACTTCGAGGGCCGTATGCACGCGGGCGCCGACGACGCCGACGAGCTGGTCGCCGCCGTGCACCGGATCATGGCGTACGCGGACCGGGTACGCCGCCTGCGGGTCCGCGCCAACGCGGACAACGCGGAGGACGCCCTCCGCGCCCGTCGCTTCGGCGCGCAGGGCATCGGCCTGTGCCGCACCGAGCACATGTTCCTCGGTGAGCGCCGCGAGATGGTCGAGCGCCTGATCCTCGCCGACGCGGACGACGAGCGCGAGGAAGCCCTGAAGGAGCTGCTCCCCCTCCAGAAGCGCGACTTCGTCGAACTCTTCGAGGCGATGGACGGCCTCCCGGTCACGGTCCGCCTCCTGGACCCGCCCCTGCACGAGTTCCTCCCGGACATCACGGAGCTCTCGGTCCGCGTCGCCCTCGCCGAGTCCCGCAAGGACTCCAACGAGAACGACCTGCGCCTGCTGCAGGCGGTCCACCGCCTGCACGAGCAGAACCCGATGCTGGGCCTGCGCGGCGTACGCCTGGGTCTCGTCATCCCCGGCCTGTTCACGATGCAGGTCCGTGCGATCGCCGAGGCTGCGGCCGAGCGGAAGAACGCCAAGGGCGACCCGCGTGCGGAGATCATGATTCCGCTCGTCGGCACGGTCCAGGAGCTGGAGATCGTCCGCGAGGAGGCCGAGCAGGTCATCGCGGAGGTCGTCGAGGCGACGGGCGTAGACCTGAAGCTGGCCCTCGGCACGATGATCGAGCTCCCGCGTGCCGCGCTCACGGCGGACCAGATCGCGGAGGCCGCGGAGTTCTTCTCCTTCGGCACGAACGACCTCACGCAGACGGTCTGGGGCTTCTCCCGCGACGACGTCGAGGCCTCCTTCTTCACGGCATACCTGGAGAAGGGCATCTTCGGTGTCTCCCCGTTCGAGACGATCGACAAGGACGGCGTCGGCAAGCTGGTGAAGGACGCGGTCAAGGCCGGCCGCGCCACCCGCCCCGACCTCAAGCTCGGCGTCTGCGGCGAGCACGGCGGTGACCCGGAGTCCGTGCACTTCTTCCACGAGGTGGGCCTGGACTACGTCTCCTGCTCGCCGTTCCGCATCCCGGTGGCCCGCCTGGAGGCAGGCCGCGCCGCTTCCCACTCCACGGGCAGCGACCACCGGTAA
- a CDS encoding GntR family transcriptional regulator, producing MPETARQIADDLRARISSGEFRPGARLPGEPKLVQQYGVAKMTASNALKLLITEGLAYSHPGSGTYVREFQPIHRAANKRLSAAQWSSGQSVWAADTADRSVEVRDIEVYETEAPRWAAKGLNLAEQAPVIVRSRRFFVDGKPVQQATSYLPADLVRETQIVQPDTGPGGVYARLAEIGAAPENFTEELRARMPSSEESEQLALTAGTPVVEIYRTALTSDHRPVELNRMLLNAGAYVLQYDFTS from the coding sequence ATGCCCGAGACGGCGCGCCAGATCGCCGATGATCTGCGGGCACGCATCAGTTCCGGGGAGTTCAGGCCTGGCGCCCGGCTGCCGGGCGAGCCGAAACTCGTCCAGCAGTACGGCGTCGCCAAGATGACCGCGAGCAACGCGCTCAAGCTCCTGATCACTGAGGGCCTCGCCTACTCACACCCCGGATCCGGCACCTACGTACGCGAGTTCCAGCCGATCCACCGCGCGGCCAACAAGCGTCTGTCGGCGGCACAGTGGTCCTCCGGCCAGTCCGTCTGGGCGGCGGACACCGCCGACCGCTCCGTGGAAGTGCGCGACATCGAGGTGTATGAGACGGAAGCACCACGCTGGGCGGCCAAGGGGCTGAACCTGGCCGAGCAGGCACCCGTGATCGTGCGCAGCCGCCGCTTCTTCGTGGACGGGAAGCCCGTCCAACAGGCGACCTCCTACCTCCCGGCCGATCTCGTCCGGGAGACCCAGATCGTCCAGCCTGATACGGGTCCCGGAGGTGTGTACGCCCGGCTCGCCGAGATCGGAGCCGCGCCCGAGAACTTCACCGAGGAACTGCGCGCCCGAATGCCGAGCTCGGAGGAGTCCGAGCAACTGGCACTCACCGCAGGGACGCCGGTCGTCGAGATCTACCGCACGGCGCTGACCTCCGACCACCGGCCGGTGGAACTGAACCGGATGCTCCTGAACGCGGGGGCCTACGTGCTCCAGTACGACTTCACCAGCTGA
- a CDS encoding WD40 repeat domain-containing protein: MPDEDDLHLGASEDHGDAVTAVAVSPDGRIGATGTRSGEIRLWDLSHGLLTAYVGRLQDGPVENAAFIGDAERPQLLTTGPSASLWTVTAEALDWRQLPWDGGRLLTHSDQEAVLRQCGDLRWLGVFGPLYGRIKSDSPMALGRTASGLLVVSTDQGGIAAWRRPSGKTYEDTELVWAFDGRDAADQRLTRCCDLGRLVVSQRRDRVVVLDAETGSAVTAFAPPARPTAVAAHPDRPLVVLGGRDGSLSWWDARSGHCLGRVQAHGARVRALALATGTDLVMSVSQDGTAALWRLHDHAPAARFAPRAPSGPRELTHVAGTPDGQCWLIGGRGGQVHVLHWSGHAGLVPRRVGRPSWAMDGSDVETLLDDVRHHWDDGPASVAAVRELASGNLDGAWQGTATDALATLIVNGADPAAREAAVIALAEIDEGRTTTALYEMFARHDSHGSAQRLLAHFTGEDDSTTEDLIASLPGIGNFLGVLTSAALGERGAAAVPAVHAALRAFPFPTREDADHWFRDESTKYRLLYALRQAGAAAAPATPTLLAVLEDDEIYRDTRHQAEVTLQAIGLPETADAIAAEIRRRAALDVAHVEKSDGDDETEGFSLLLDVLLGMPPAALTASLEVGPALDAVRRRFGDGIRTYEENGEIHEYTLFEIRLADCIDEKIAEQIKVSGTDRPACSGVTYSP, from the coding sequence ATGCCCGATGAAGATGATCTGCACTTGGGGGCGTCGGAGGACCACGGCGATGCCGTCACCGCGGTTGCGGTCTCCCCGGACGGACGGATCGGCGCGACCGGCACGCGCTCCGGCGAGATCCGGTTGTGGGACCTGAGCCATGGCCTGCTGACCGCCTATGTGGGAAGGCTGCAGGACGGGCCGGTGGAGAACGCCGCGTTCATCGGCGACGCCGAGCGGCCCCAGTTGCTGACCACGGGCCCATCGGCCTCGCTGTGGACGGTGACGGCCGAGGCCCTGGATTGGCGGCAACTCCCGTGGGACGGCGGCCGGTTGCTCACGCACTCCGACCAGGAGGCGGTGCTCAGACAGTGCGGAGACCTTCGCTGGCTTGGCGTCTTCGGTCCCCTCTACGGACGCATCAAGTCGGACTCCCCGATGGCATTGGGACGCACCGCCTCCGGTCTGCTCGTCGTGAGCACCGACCAGGGCGGGATCGCCGCCTGGCGGCGACCTTCCGGGAAGACCTACGAAGACACCGAACTCGTGTGGGCCTTCGACGGACGCGATGCGGCGGATCAGCGGCTGACGCGCTGTTGCGACCTGGGGCGGCTCGTGGTGTCCCAGCGGCGCGACAGGGTGGTCGTACTCGACGCGGAGACCGGGTCGGCCGTGACCGCGTTCGCCCCGCCCGCCCGGCCGACGGCGGTCGCGGCGCATCCGGACCGACCGCTGGTGGTGCTCGGCGGACGGGACGGTTCGCTGTCGTGGTGGGATGCCCGCTCGGGACACTGCCTCGGGCGAGTTCAAGCGCATGGCGCCCGCGTCCGGGCGTTGGCGCTCGCCACCGGCACCGACCTGGTGATGTCGGTCTCCCAGGACGGAACTGCCGCGCTCTGGCGGCTGCACGACCACGCACCCGCCGCCCGCTTCGCGCCCCGCGCACCCTCCGGCCCCCGGGAGCTGACCCATGTGGCCGGTACGCCGGACGGGCAGTGCTGGCTGATCGGCGGGCGCGGCGGCCAGGTCCACGTTCTCCACTGGTCCGGCCATGCCGGGCTCGTGCCGCGACGCGTCGGCCGACCCTCCTGGGCGATGGACGGCAGTGACGTGGAGACCCTGCTCGACGACGTCCGCCACCACTGGGACGACGGCCCGGCAAGTGTGGCCGCGGTCCGTGAGCTGGCCTCCGGTAACCTCGACGGAGCCTGGCAGGGGACGGCGACGGACGCGCTGGCGACCCTCATCGTGAACGGTGCGGACCCGGCGGCCCGGGAGGCCGCGGTGATCGCGCTGGCGGAGATCGACGAGGGCCGGACCACCACCGCCCTCTACGAGATGTTCGCCCGCCACGACAGCCACGGCTCCGCCCAGCGGCTGCTGGCGCACTTCACCGGCGAGGACGATTCCACGACGGAGGACCTCATCGCGAGCCTGCCCGGGATCGGCAATTTCCTCGGAGTGCTGACCTCAGCCGCCTTGGGCGAACGGGGCGCTGCCGCGGTCCCGGCGGTGCACGCGGCACTCCGCGCGTTTCCCTTCCCGACCCGGGAGGACGCCGACCACTGGTTCCGCGACGAGTCGACCAAGTACCGCCTGCTGTACGCCCTCAGACAGGCGGGGGCGGCCGCGGCACCCGCGACACCGACGCTGCTGGCGGTCCTGGAGGACGATGAGATCTACCGGGACACCCGGCACCAGGCAGAGGTGACCCTGCAGGCGATCGGCCTCCCGGAGACGGCCGACGCGATCGCAGCCGAGATCCGGCGACGGGCTGCCCTCGACGTCGCCCACGTCGAAAAGAGTGACGGCGACGACGAGACGGAAGGCTTCAGCCTCCTACTCGACGTACTGCTGGGCATGCCCCCCGCAGCTCTGACGGCCTCCCTCGAGGTAGGACCGGCACTGGACGCGGTGCGGCGCCGCTTCGGCGACGGCATCAGGACGTACGAGGAGAATGGCGAGATCCACGAGTACACCCTCTTTGAGATACGCCTCGCCGACTGCATCGACGAGAAGATCGCCGAGCAGATCAAGGTCTCTGGGACGGATAGGCCCGCATGTTCAGGAGTCACGTATTCGCCATGA